From a single Bacteroidota bacterium genomic region:
- the truA gene encoding tRNA pseudouridine(38-40) synthase TruA, protein MPRYVVDVRYKGTAYAGWQIQPDCTTVQGELDDTLTKVLRTPISTYGAGRTDTGVHALQLPAHFDYDGELHPHFHKAINAILPKDIAITKVYKAVEGNFHARFSGIQRAYRYQLVFEKDPMHYQFARWIKEKRSSLNFEAMFAAAPILLEYDSFECFTKTRGNQKTHICAITHSYFEWEGDMLVYHIKANRFLRGMVRTIVGTLLMIGKGDLDEAGLRKIIEGKDRKAAGPAESADGLYLSEVVYPEGSLVELEFA, encoded by the coding sequence ATGCCTAGATACGTCGTCGATGTAAGGTACAAAGGCACCGCCTACGCCGGATGGCAAATCCAGCCCGATTGCACCACCGTGCAAGGCGAATTGGACGACACCCTCACCAAAGTCCTGCGCACCCCCATCAGCACCTACGGCGCCGGACGCACCGATACCGGCGTGCATGCGCTGCAACTACCCGCCCACTTCGACTACGACGGCGAATTGCATCCGCATTTCCACAAGGCCATCAACGCCATTCTTCCCAAGGACATCGCGATCACGAAGGTGTACAAAGCCGTCGAAGGCAATTTCCACGCACGTTTCTCCGGCATTCAACGCGCCTACCGCTACCAATTGGTATTTGAAAAGGATCCCATGCATTACCAGTTTGCGCGTTGGATCAAGGAAAAACGTTCATCCCTGAACTTTGAGGCCATGTTTGCCGCCGCACCGATCCTGTTGGAGTACGATTCCTTCGAATGCTTCACCAAAACCCGCGGCAATCAAAAGACCCATATTTGTGCGATTACCCATTCCTACTTCGAATGGGAAGGTGACATGCTCGTCTACCACATCAAGGCCAACCGCTTTCTGCGCGGCATGGTACGCACCATCGTCGGCACCCTCCTGATGATCGGAAAAGGCGACCTGGACGAAGCCGGACTCCGCAAAATCATCGAAGGCAAGGACCGCAAAGCCGCAGGCCCCGCCGAATCCGCCGATGGCTTGTACTTGAGTGAAGTCGTTTATCCAGAAGGCAGTTTGGTCGAATTGGAATTCGCCTGA
- a CDS encoding acetyl-CoA C-acyltransferase, with the protein MKTAYIVDAVRTPIGRYAGSLSHIRPDDMLALVIKALIQRNPSLDLGAIEEVIAGAANQAGEDNRNVARMAALLAGLPTTVAGVTVNRLCASGLQALIDAGRGIRLGEGTVYIAGGEESMTRGPFVQAKSDSAFGRLPEMVDTTFGWRFINPALSKLYHPYTMGETAENLADKYKITREEQDQFAYDTQMKYKAAQAAGRFADEIIPVMLPQRKGDPIAFAADEHPRTDTTLESLAKLKPVFREGGSVTAGNSSGINDGASALLLCDEDALKKFNLTPIARIVSNAVAGVDPAIMGIGPVPATQKALQRAGLTVKDLGLVELNEAFAAQSIPCIRELGLDPQIVNVNGGAIALGHPLGCSGARIMTTLVHEMKRRPEVRYGLASMCIGVGQGASMIVERC; encoded by the coding sequence ATGAAAACCGCCTACATCGTGGACGCAGTCCGCACGCCCATTGGCCGCTACGCCGGCAGTTTGAGCCATATCCGTCCCGATGACATGCTTGCATTGGTCATCAAGGCATTGATTCAGCGCAATCCAAGTTTGGACCTCGGCGCCATCGAAGAGGTCATCGCCGGTGCAGCCAACCAAGCAGGCGAAGACAACCGCAACGTCGCCCGCATGGCCGCCCTGCTCGCAGGTTTGCCCACCACCGTCGCAGGCGTGACCGTGAACCGCCTCTGCGCCAGTGGCTTGCAGGCCCTCATCGACGCAGGACGCGGCATCCGCCTCGGCGAAGGCACCGTCTACATCGCCGGCGGCGAAGAATCCATGACCCGCGGACCTTTCGTCCAGGCCAAAAGCGACAGCGCATTCGGACGCCTCCCCGAAATGGTCGACACCACCTTCGGATGGCGCTTCATCAACCCCGCCCTCAGCAAACTCTACCATCCCTACACGATGGGCGAAACCGCTGAAAATCTGGCCGATAAATACAAAATCACCCGCGAAGAGCAGGATCAATTCGCCTACGACACGCAGATGAAATACAAGGCCGCCCAAGCAGCCGGCCGATTCGCAGATGAAATTATTCCGGTGATGCTCCCCCAACGCAAAGGCGACCCGATTGCCTTCGCCGCCGACGAACATCCGCGCACCGATACCACCCTCGAAAGCCTCGCCAAGCTCAAGCCCGTCTTCCGCGAAGGCGGTTCGGTGACCGCAGGCAACAGCTCCGGCATCAACGACGGCGCCTCCGCCCTCCTGCTTTGCGACGAAGACGCCCTCAAGAAGTTCAACCTCACCCCCATCGCCCGCATCGTCTCCAATGCCGTGGCAGGCGTCGATCCGGCCATCATGGGCATCGGCCCGGTTCCCGCCACCCAAAAGGCCCTGCAACGCGCCGGACTCACGGTCAAAGACCTCGGCCTCGTCGAACTGAACGAAGCCTTCGCAGCACAGAGCATCCCCTGCATCCGTGAATTGGGACTCGATCCGCAGATCGTGAACGTCAATGGCGGTGCCATCGCCCTCGGCCATCCGCTCGGCTGCTCGGGCGCGCGCATCATGACCACCCTCGTGCACGAGATGAAACGCCGCCCCGAAGTGCGCTACGGACTCGCAAGCATGTGCATCGGCGTCGGTCAAGGCGCCTCCATGATCGTGGAACGGTGCTGA
- a CDS encoding DUF4878 domain-containing protein, translating into MKTTFSRWLVPLVLTIFLSACAGKSPKSVAERYLTAIQVGDYKGAQQFASAESQAPLAELAAKNQAIGDHIIQFEVGEEKISGERAVVEFKQDGNPHILSLIQENGEWKVIYAAVDPNSSSPGIANPQDAGYIAKLFLEALHSGEVREAMKYATEDAQRSLDMLNYNSKRSQPDHIKILDVKQNDQYATVHYTKNDKERWLELVKENDEWKAEWKHLNDDTFDDIFEQLENVTGN; encoded by the coding sequence ATGAAGACAACTTTTTCCCGTTGGTTGGTTCCCTTGGTTTTGACAATTTTCCTTAGCGCCTGCGCGGGCAAGAGCCCCAAATCCGTCGCGGAACGCTATTTGACAGCCATTCAGGTCGGCGATTACAAAGGCGCCCAACAATTTGCATCCGCTGAATCCCAAGCGCCCCTCGCCGAATTGGCCGCAAAAAATCAAGCGATTGGCGATCACATCATCCAATTTGAAGTCGGCGAAGAAAAAATCTCCGGCGAGCGTGCCGTCGTCGAATTCAAACAGGACGGCAATCCCCACATCCTCAGTCTGATCCAGGAAAATGGCGAATGGAAGGTCATTTACGCCGCCGTCGATCCCAATTCTTCCTCACCCGGAATTGCAAACCCGCAAGATGCTGGTTACATCGCCAAGCTTTTCCTCGAAGCCTTGCATTCCGGGGAAGTCCGAGAGGCGATGAAGTATGCCACAGAAGATGCACAGCGGTCCTTGGACATGCTGAATTACAACAGCAAACGCAGTCAGCCCGATCACATCAAAATCCTCGACGTCAAGCAGAATGACCAATACGCCACGGTCCACTACACCAAAAATGACAAGGAACGGTGGCTCGAATTGGTCAAGGAAAACGACGAATGGAAAGCAGAATGGAAACACCTCAACGACGATACCTTCGACGACATCTTTGAGCAATTGGAAAACGTCACCGGAAACTGA
- a CDS encoding DUF4878 domain-containing protein, translated as MKRTLKFSGLAFLTVIILWACAGESPKQVAEKFLTAVSVGDFEAAKKWATKESHTALDMAAANDKDHIAEPHKIQIGEETISENKATVVYKDNDDEKVLKLSKEDGKWKAAFSKSDLDGGAATNAEKFLNAFAHGDMNGAKKYATRDAQASLDMMAGTFEAKKAKPDKIEMGDIKYEGDRASVFYHENGVLKTLDMVKEDGKWKAAWTKTSTTKLDTDELEEEVIEAMDGGAEE; from the coding sequence ATGAAAAGAACACTCAAATTCAGCGGATTGGCCTTTCTCACCGTGATCATCCTCTGGGCATGCGCCGGGGAATCCCCCAAGCAAGTCGCCGAAAAATTCCTGACCGCCGTCTCCGTCGGAGACTTCGAAGCCGCCAAAAAATGGGCCACCAAGGAGTCCCATACCGCCCTCGATATGGCCGCCGCAAATGACAAAGACCACATCGCCGAACCCCACAAAATCCAAATCGGCGAGGAAACCATCTCCGAAAACAAAGCTACCGTCGTCTACAAAGACAACGACGACGAAAAAGTCCTGAAGCTCAGCAAGGAAGACGGCAAATGGAAAGCAGCCTTCAGCAAATCCGACTTGGATGGAGGTGCCGCTACCAATGCCGAAAAATTCTTGAATGCATTCGCCCATGGCGACATGAACGGCGCCAAAAAGTACGCCACCAGAGACGCGCAAGCCTCGCTCGACATGATGGCTGGCACATTCGAAGCCAAAAAGGCCAAGCCAGACAAAATCGAAATGGGGGACATCAAATACGAAGGCGACCGTGCATCTGTTTTTTACCACGAAAACGGCGTCCTCAAAACGCTCGACATGGTCAAGGAAGATGGCAAATGGAAAGCCGCATGGACCAAAACCTCCACGACCAAGTTGGATACCGACGAACTCGAAGAGGAAGTGATCGAGGCGATGGACGGCGGAGCTGAAGAGTAA
- a CDS encoding DUF4293 domain-containing protein, giving the protein MIQRLQTILLFLASALCVAFLFFPTWMVVNPDNGEGGSKTITAYPMKVVVESSEMSLTNAFSTNALPLTENTFVLIQFIAVIAIAILLLVTIFMFNNRDLQVKMAYGAMFLFMGMFVMLVPIRTWLQEMGGDPTIAGELYQSVPQWGLGAPLTAMLLTWWAIKRIQKDEKLVQGMNRLR; this is encoded by the coding sequence ATGATACAGCGTCTTCAAACGATTTTGTTGTTTTTGGCCTCGGCACTTTGTGTGGCCTTCCTTTTTTTCCCGACTTGGATGGTAGTCAACCCCGACAATGGCGAAGGTGGCTCCAAAACAATCACTGCCTACCCAATGAAAGTGGTGGTGGAAAGTTCGGAAATGAGCCTGACGAATGCCTTTTCCACGAATGCGCTTCCGCTGACGGAAAATACTTTCGTGCTGATTCAATTCATCGCTGTGATCGCGATCGCCATTCTCCTTTTGGTGACGATTTTCATGTTCAACAACCGCGATTTGCAGGTAAAAATGGCCTACGGGGCAATGTTTTTGTTCATGGGCATGTTTGTGATGCTCGTGCCGATCCGCACTTGGCTGCAGGAAATGGGCGGTGACCCGACGATTGCCGGTGAATTGTACCAATCTGTGCCGCAATGGGGTTTGGGTGCGCCATTGACCGCCATGCTCCTCACTTGGTGGGCGATCAAGCGGATTCAGAAGGATGAGAAGCTCGTTCAGGGCATGAACCGCCTGCGCTGA